From a single Labrenzia sp. PHM005 genomic region:
- a CDS encoding TetR/AcrR family transcriptional regulator yields MGNEKASEILLVTRRVMMERGYNGFSFRDVAAGVGIKSASIHYHFPTKADLAEAVAKDYREWCLRALADLSAPDATALLTAYGNLFVAMFKDTGSVCLGGVLATDAASLPPSVKAEVERFFLGHHEWLSAVLQTGQKNGEIRPDLDPIAFARTFVSSMEGAMMVSRATGNPHHLTETIDQLVHLVRPLSR; encoded by the coding sequence ATGGGAAACGAAAAAGCCTCCGAAATACTGCTCGTAACCCGCAGAGTTATGATGGAGCGGGGTTATAATGGGTTTAGTTTCCGCGACGTTGCCGCCGGCGTAGGCATCAAGAGCGCGAGCATTCATTACCATTTCCCGACCAAGGCGGATTTGGCCGAGGCCGTCGCAAAGGATTACCGGGAGTGGTGCTTAAGGGCTTTGGCGGATTTGTCCGCACCCGATGCAACCGCGCTCCTCACCGCCTACGGCAACCTGTTTGTTGCCATGTTCAAAGACACTGGAAGTGTCTGTCTGGGCGGTGTTCTCGCAACGGATGCCGCGTCGCTCCCGCCGTCGGTCAAAGCCGAAGTCGAACGGTTCTTTCTGGGGCATCATGAATGGCTAAGTGCGGTCCTCCAAACAGGACAGAAAAATGGCGAGATCAGACCCGACCTTGATCCAATCGCATTCGCGAGGACGTTTGTGTCCAGCATGGAAGGAGCCATGATGGTCTCGCGCGCCACTGGAAACCCACACCATCTGACCGAGACGATTGATCAACTCGTCCATTTGGTGCGACCGTTGTCGCGGTAG
- a CDS encoding LysR family transcriptional regulator, with protein sequence MDLRWFEDVLVLLEEQNLTRAAARRNITQPAFSRRIRSFEDWLGTPLLERKANSVEIHPALLDNEEEIKSIVKRAGELRNRVRTYSPERVQVTITTQHSLLFSAFPDIAALTREKAPQVNFRLKAGNRTDCISMFLRGEASVLLCYEAENSAPLPFDITVQRNEWGKDRLIPVIGGRLRYTVLADGCLPEDTPAVAYPENSHFGELLNQNGSQFGTANSAQNPVYVTAFSAGIKELVSSGLGVSWLPMSMVHRELESGKMINLSSNYGSIPLSIIFYTTSKNNTSKHLQELWSLTDP encoded by the coding sequence ATGGACTTACGCTGGTTTGAGGATGTTCTTGTTCTCCTAGAGGAACAGAACCTTACGCGGGCAGCGGCCCGGCGGAACATTACGCAGCCCGCCTTTTCCCGGCGCATAAGATCCTTTGAAGATTGGCTAGGGACACCTTTGTTGGAGAGAAAAGCCAACAGCGTTGAAATCCACCCGGCGCTTCTGGACAACGAAGAGGAAATAAAATCCATCGTCAAAAGGGCTGGGGAACTTCGAAATCGTGTCCGGACCTATTCTCCAGAACGCGTGCAGGTAACAATTACGACACAACATTCGCTGCTGTTTTCCGCTTTCCCTGACATTGCTGCCTTAACCCGGGAGAAGGCTCCGCAGGTAAATTTCCGCCTGAAGGCCGGCAACCGGACAGACTGTATATCGATGTTTTTGCGCGGTGAGGCTTCGGTGCTGTTGTGTTACGAAGCAGAAAATTCGGCACCTTTGCCCTTTGACATTACTGTTCAACGCAATGAATGGGGCAAAGACCGTCTGATACCTGTCATTGGCGGAAGGCTGCGATACACCGTGTTGGCGGATGGATGTTTGCCGGAAGATACGCCCGCAGTTGCCTATCCTGAAAACAGTCATTTCGGTGAGCTTCTAAACCAGAACGGCAGCCAGTTCGGGACGGCCAACAGCGCTCAGAATCCGGTTTATGTCACAGCATTTTCCGCCGGGATCAAAGAACTTGTATCAAGTGGTCTCGGCGTTTCCTGGCTTCCCATGAGCATGGTTCATCGGGAGCTGGAAAGCGGCAAAATGATAAATCTCAGTTCGAACTACGGTAGTATCCCACTTTCAATCATTTTCTACACTACGTCCAAAAACAACACCTCAAAACACCTGCAAGAGCTGTGGTCTTTGACGGATCCTTAA
- a CDS encoding D-cysteine desulfhydrase, with protein sequence MSLPNNIEVASGRETPAADVRLCKELSIILSKFPRIRFGHLPTPLEPLDRLSEQLGGPRIWVKRDDCTGLSSGGNKTRKLEYLMADALANGADTVITQGATQSNHARQTAAAAAKLGLKCHILLEDRTGSNDRQYNSNGNVLLDLLHGAAVDKRPGGADMNAEMDALAETLRKNGATPYIIPGGGSNAIGALGYVNCARELSEQAGEIGLKIDCLIHATGSSGTQAGLVAGLAAIKSDIDLLGIGVRAQQEKQEQMVFDLAEKTAELLGTGLLIDRSSVKANCNYVGPGYGLPTDGMCEALKLLARTEGLLFDPVYSGKGLDGMIDLIRKGAFSEQKNIVFLHTGGSAALFGYPDLFGF encoded by the coding sequence GTGAGTTTGCCGAATAACATCGAAGTCGCTTCAGGGCGGGAAACACCCGCAGCGGATGTGCGCTTGTGCAAAGAATTGTCCATTATATTGTCAAAGTTTCCACGCATTCGTTTCGGGCACTTGCCGACGCCATTGGAGCCGCTTGACCGGCTCAGTGAACAGCTTGGTGGACCGCGCATATGGGTTAAGAGAGATGATTGCACCGGCCTGTCCTCCGGCGGCAACAAAACGCGCAAACTTGAGTATCTGATGGCTGATGCCCTCGCAAACGGGGCCGACACGGTCATCACGCAAGGCGCAACACAGTCCAATCACGCTCGGCAAACAGCCGCAGCGGCTGCCAAGCTCGGCCTCAAGTGTCACATTCTGCTGGAAGACAGAACCGGTTCTAACGACCGGCAATACAATTCCAACGGCAATGTGTTGCTGGATCTTTTACACGGAGCTGCCGTAGATAAGCGCCCGGGCGGTGCGGATATGAACGCTGAGATGGACGCCCTCGCCGAAACTCTCCGCAAGAACGGTGCCACACCATACATTATTCCAGGTGGGGGCTCGAATGCCATCGGTGCTCTTGGTTATGTCAATTGCGCCCGCGAACTGAGCGAACAGGCTGGCGAAATTGGCTTGAAAATCGACTGTCTTATTCATGCGACTGGAAGCTCAGGTACTCAAGCAGGGTTGGTGGCCGGATTAGCCGCCATCAAGAGCGACATTGATCTCCTAGGTATTGGCGTCCGTGCTCAGCAAGAAAAACAAGAGCAGATGGTCTTCGATCTTGCCGAAAAAACAGCGGAATTGCTGGGCACCGGCTTGCTGATTGATCGTTCTTCAGTGAAAGCCAATTGCAATTATGTGGGGCCGGGATATGGCCTGCCGACAGACGGTATGTGCGAAGCGCTTAAGCTGCTGGCCAGAACGGAAGGATTGCTCTTCGACCCGGTTTACTCCGGTAAGGGCCTCGACGGCATGATCGATTTGATCCGTAAAGGTGCATTTTCCGAACAGAAAAACATTGTCTTCCTGCACACCGGCGGCAGCGCGGCTCTGTTTGGTTATCCGGATCTTTTCGGCTTTTGA
- a CDS encoding glycine betaine ABC transporter substrate-binding protein: protein MKLNLKCLFAATAMSVLALPANAAEEVKIGVPSWTGAQAIAHLLAAVVEMRIGGKAELVPGNNATIFQAMDQGKGDIDVHPDVWLPNQQSFTKKYVDGAGTVTLSSNPYEGNQGFCVSKNFGEANNITDIADLGRPDVAAKMDSDGNGKGEMWIGAPGWASANVNEVKVRDYGLMDFIEPIRAEESVKTARVKDSIAKGEGYAFYCYKPHAIWYMFDVKMLTEPTFDPEKYIMVQPSDDADWFEKSSVATKDALKEVQIAWSNSLPERSPAIAEFFSNFSLTADDVSGFAFEISGNGRDPSEVAREWVEANSDRVDSWLGL from the coding sequence ATGAAACTGAACTTGAAATGCCTATTTGCGGCAACAGCGATGAGCGTTCTGGCGCTGCCAGCCAACGCTGCGGAAGAAGTTAAAATCGGTGTGCCATCTTGGACCGGCGCACAGGCGATAGCCCATCTTTTGGCAGCCGTTGTCGAAATGCGTATTGGCGGAAAAGCGGAGCTTGTTCCGGGCAACAACGCCACCATTTTTCAGGCCATGGACCAGGGCAAAGGCGACATTGATGTCCATCCTGATGTGTGGCTCCCAAACCAGCAAAGCTTTACCAAGAAATATGTTGATGGCGCAGGCACAGTGACCCTTTCGTCCAATCCTTATGAAGGCAACCAGGGCTTCTGCGTCTCCAAGAATTTTGGCGAGGCCAACAACATCACCGATATTGCTGACCTCGGACGGCCAGATGTGGCGGCAAAGATGGACAGTGACGGTAACGGCAAAGGCGAGATGTGGATCGGGGCTCCGGGGTGGGCATCGGCCAACGTCAATGAAGTTAAGGTTCGCGACTACGGCCTGATGGATTTCATCGAGCCAATCCGCGCTGAAGAAAGCGTTAAGACTGCCCGGGTGAAAGACAGTATCGCCAAGGGCGAAGGCTACGCATTCTATTGCTACAAGCCACATGCGATCTGGTACATGTTTGACGTCAAGATGCTGACGGAACCAACCTTTGATCCAGAGAAATACATCATGGTTCAGCCGTCTGACGATGCGGATTGGTTTGAAAAATCCTCAGTTGCAACCAAGGACGCGCTCAAGGAAGTTCAGATAGCCTGGTCCAACTCTTTGCCAGAGCGGTCACCGGCAATTGCGGAATTCTTCTCCAATTTTTCTCTGACAGCGGATGATGTCAGCGGATTTGCCTTCGAAATCAGCGGAAATGGACGTGATCCGTCTGAGGTTGCCCGTGAATGGGTTGAGGCGAATTCGGATCGGGTCGACTCCTGGCTGGGCCTCTAA
- a CDS encoding glycine betaine/L-proline ABC transporter ATP-binding protein has protein sequence MNDDEVIELSNIWKIFGTDPDAALKAVREDGLSKAEVLEKYNAVVGVADVSLSINRGEIFCIMGLSGSGKSTLVRHFNRLLEPTFGRISIEGTDVMALGRHELQSFRNQKIGMVFQNFALMPHRSVLDNVAMPLEIREVPKNERMRQAAAYLDIVELGAWGSKYAHELSGGMQQRVGLARALAADPDVLLMDEPFSALDPLIRRQLQDEFIRLSKILKKTTVFITHDLDEAVRIGDRIAIMRDGRIVQVGTAEDIVMHPADDYVADFVAGISRLKVVRAHAVMQPLGEYTASNGPLSVNAPRVDESETLSNLINMAINTDDAIIVEDAGTEVGVITRPNILRTVIEGTEVS, from the coding sequence ATGAATGATGACGAGGTCATTGAACTTTCCAACATTTGGAAAATATTCGGGACTGACCCGGACGCTGCCTTAAAGGCTGTTCGAGAGGACGGTCTTTCGAAAGCTGAAGTTCTGGAAAAGTATAACGCTGTGGTGGGGGTCGCAGATGTCAGCCTGTCCATCAACCGCGGAGAAATCTTCTGCATCATGGGGCTTTCGGGCAGCGGAAAGTCGACATTGGTGCGCCATTTCAACCGTCTTCTCGAGCCCACCTTTGGCCGGATTTCCATTGAAGGAACCGATGTCATGGCTCTTGGCCGCCACGAATTGCAGTCCTTCAGAAACCAGAAGATCGGCATGGTGTTTCAAAACTTTGCGTTGATGCCGCACCGGTCTGTTCTAGACAATGTGGCCATGCCTCTGGAAATTCGGGAAGTCCCGAAAAATGAGCGTATGCGCCAGGCTGCGGCCTATCTGGACATCGTGGAGCTTGGTGCTTGGGGATCAAAATACGCCCATGAATTATCCGGCGGTATGCAACAACGAGTTGGTCTGGCCCGCGCCCTGGCAGCCGATCCAGACGTTCTGCTGATGGACGAGCCTTTCAGCGCTCTAGACCCGCTAATCAGGCGGCAATTGCAAGATGAGTTCATTCGTCTCAGCAAGATCTTGAAGAAGACAACGGTCTTCATCACACATGATCTGGATGAAGCTGTCCGGATTGGTGATCGCATTGCCATCATGCGGGATGGCCGGATTGTCCAGGTTGGAACGGCTGAAGACATCGTCATGCATCCGGCAGACGATTATGTTGCAGATTTTGTTGCCGGCATCTCGCGGCTGAAAGTCGTCCGCGCTCATGCCGTCATGCAGCCGCTTGGCGAGTATACCGCCAGTAACGGACCGCTGTCCGTCAATGCCCCGCGTGTTGATGAAAGCGAAACCCTCAGCAACCTCATCAATATGGCAATCAATACCGATGATGCCATCATCGTTGAAGATGCCGGTACTGAAGTCGGAGTGATAACGCGTCCGAATATTCTGAGAACGGTCATCGAAGGCACTGAGGTATCATGA
- a CDS encoding proline/glycine betaine ABC transporter permease, producing MMDQVNMSLSDAEVEAAQAYSDERKKNIKAFVRTNPGYYISNFDHIGASSRFTATFNMMAGLFGPIWFGARGLWSWALPFLIIETFAIVQIARGLFGDLAADAMARIASIEGTLDLRRQQLAAAVESGSDKADVYRRTVESLEANIGGIQLEAQALADQGIWIALSGLAVLVLAKIIQAVTANWALEHRFTEWLSDKTIRSGMPVSQIVFSAVFMVLIVLASLLHYSFPGRFSLLTAFPTDPEFRLFSIDAVEAFFAYCVANGEALFDAITYGIRLLLDALELVFVSTPWIVVASLIILLTWLTAGVRTAVWSGAFLAYMGLLGFWDKAMTTLALLGTAACLSIVIGIPLGMFAARRPRFYAVIQPIMDFMQTMPAFVFMIPVIAFFGTGKPAAVVTTMIFGGTPVVRLTVLGLRGVPESVREAAIAFGANKWYLLTKVDLPLASPSIRAGINQTIMLSLAMVVVASLIGAKGLGEDVLEALQYANVGQGILAGFSILFCAMILDRIVQGGRR from the coding sequence ATGATGGATCAGGTCAACATGTCACTTTCAGACGCTGAAGTAGAAGCCGCGCAAGCCTATTCCGACGAACGCAAAAAGAACATCAAAGCCTTCGTCCGCACGAACCCAGGCTATTACATCTCCAACTTCGATCACATCGGCGCCAGCTCTCGATTCACTGCGACCTTCAACATGATGGCTGGTCTTTTTGGTCCCATCTGGTTCGGAGCGAGAGGGCTATGGTCATGGGCCCTACCTTTCCTGATCATTGAGACCTTCGCGATCGTCCAGATTGCCCGCGGTTTGTTTGGAGATCTGGCAGCCGATGCGATGGCACGGATTGCCTCCATAGAAGGAACTTTGGACCTTCGACGCCAACAGCTGGCCGCCGCAGTTGAAAGCGGTTCCGATAAAGCCGACGTCTACCGGCGTACTGTGGAGTCGCTAGAGGCCAATATCGGCGGCATCCAGCTGGAAGCCCAGGCTTTAGCCGACCAGGGCATATGGATCGCACTGTCTGGTCTTGCCGTCCTTGTGCTGGCAAAGATAATCCAGGCTGTGACGGCCAATTGGGCTCTGGAACATCGCTTCACCGAGTGGCTTTCCGACAAAACCATCCGGTCCGGAATGCCGGTGTCCCAAATTGTTTTCAGTGCCGTTTTCATGGTTTTGATCGTACTTGCTTCTTTGCTGCACTACAGTTTTCCTGGCCGTTTTTCTTTGCTGACAGCCTTTCCGACTGATCCCGAGTTCCGGCTTTTCAGTATTGATGCAGTTGAAGCCTTCTTTGCGTATTGTGTTGCCAACGGGGAAGCTCTTTTTGATGCCATAACCTACGGTATCCGGCTTTTGCTCGATGCCCTAGAGCTGGTCTTCGTTAGCACCCCGTGGATCGTGGTTGCCAGCTTGATCATCTTACTGACCTGGCTCACAGCTGGCGTGCGCACGGCAGTCTGGTCTGGAGCGTTTTTGGCCTACATGGGACTGCTTGGTTTCTGGGACAAAGCCATGACAACATTGGCGCTTCTGGGCACGGCTGCTTGTCTATCGATTGTCATCGGCATCCCGCTCGGAATGTTCGCTGCAAGACGCCCACGCTTTTATGCGGTCATTCAGCCTATCATGGATTTCATGCAAACCATGCCGGCCTTTGTCTTCATGATCCCGGTTATTGCCTTCTTCGGCACCGGCAAGCCCGCAGCGGTGGTCACGACCATGATCTTCGGCGGCACACCGGTTGTTCGCCTGACGGTTCTGGGTTTGCGCGGTGTTCCGGAAAGCGTGCGTGAGGCAGCAATCGCCTTTGGCGCGAACAAATGGTACCTGTTGACTAAGGTCGATTTGCCGCTGGCCAGTCCCTCCATTCGGGCCGGCATCAACCAGACAATCATGCTCTCGCTTGCAATGGTCGTGGTTGCGTCCTTGATTGGAGCCAAGGGCCTTGGCGAAGACGTTCTGGAAGCCCTTCAGTATGCCAATGTTGGGCAGGGGATTCTCGCAGGATTTTCCATCCTGTTTTGCGCTATGATCCTGGACCGGATTGTTCAGGGCGGCCGCAGATGA
- a CDS encoding alpha/beta fold hydrolase, which produces MIPLVLVHGFMGGSGQWELQSPLAATAPLIPVDLPGFGNNADLTPINSIGGFADWVLKYLTGQGIEDFHLLGHSMGGMIVQEMVKRAPERVNRLVLYGTGPLGVMPGRFEPIETSMKRAVEDGPQATAKRISATWFLDCESAREYPACSAIAEQSSLEAILAGLEAMRDWSGRDALDAIRAETLILWGDKDRAYLWPQVETLWSSIPNSHLAVVPGCSHAVHMEEPGLFNQFVARFLDTR; this is translated from the coding sequence ATGATCCCATTGGTACTGGTGCACGGTTTCATGGGAGGCAGCGGGCAATGGGAATTGCAATCACCGCTTGCTGCCACTGCGCCGCTGATCCCAGTGGATCTTCCAGGTTTTGGTAACAATGCAGATCTTACTCCGATCAATTCGATCGGCGGGTTTGCGGATTGGGTCCTTAAGTACCTTACTGGGCAAGGCATTGAGGATTTCCACCTGCTCGGTCATTCCATGGGCGGTATGATTGTTCAGGAAATGGTCAAACGTGCGCCGGAACGTGTCAACCGGCTGGTGCTTTACGGCACCGGCCCCCTTGGGGTCATGCCCGGCCGGTTTGAGCCTATAGAAACCTCCATGAAGCGGGCAGTTGAAGATGGTCCGCAAGCCACGGCAAAGCGGATCTCAGCCACTTGGTTTTTAGACTGTGAAAGTGCGAGGGAATATCCGGCCTGTTCCGCGATCGCCGAACAGAGCAGCCTTGAAGCGATCCTAGCCGGGCTGGAGGCTATGCGGGATTGGTCAGGACGGGACGCCCTTGATGCGATCCGAGCGGAAACGCTGATCTTGTGGGGGGACAAGGACCGGGCCTACCTTTGGCCACAAGTGGAAACCCTTTGGTCATCCATCCCCAATAGCCATCTGGCTGTTGTGCCGGGTTGTTCCCACGCTGTGCACATGGAAGAACCTGGGTTGTTTAACCAGTTTGTGGCTCGGTTTTTAGATACTCGCTGA
- a CDS encoding GntR family transcriptional regulator, whose translation MTNDWWGAPGKAGASAGIGSEEMVTPGERKTLAEGAPDGTPVLRLAGSRVTLADRVYLQIRNALMSGQFMPGQTLTIDLLSKQFGVSHMPVREALRRLSAVEALEVAQNGSARVPLVSIERLSDICTNRLHIESHAAALAAGKIDTASLSRLTAIAEAHEECRQNNEVYRMLELNQQLHFEIYALAGSPIMMQIIENLWLRHGPYMRLLTDDLVKQVGPNSNLEVGPGHKMLMTALKAGDESAAAAALKTDILGPYEMLQELCREYIEAEQR comes from the coding sequence TTGACAAATGATTGGTGGGGTGCCCCCGGAAAAGCTGGGGCATCTGCAGGGATCGGATCTGAAGAGATGGTGACGCCAGGCGAGCGCAAAACATTGGCCGAGGGTGCCCCTGACGGGACGCCTGTTCTCCGCCTTGCTGGTTCTCGCGTCACCCTGGCAGATCGTGTTTACTTACAAATCCGAAATGCGTTGATGTCTGGCCAGTTCATGCCTGGGCAAACGCTGACGATAGACCTTCTGTCGAAACAGTTCGGTGTCAGCCATATGCCTGTCCGCGAAGCGTTGCGGCGGCTGAGCGCAGTGGAGGCGCTGGAAGTAGCGCAAAATGGCTCCGCGCGGGTGCCTTTGGTCTCTATCGAACGGCTAAGCGATATCTGCACCAACCGTTTGCACATCGAGAGCCATGCAGCGGCTTTGGCAGCTGGCAAAATCGACACGGCCTCGCTTTCAAGACTGACTGCCATTGCCGAGGCACATGAAGAGTGCCGCCAGAACAACGAAGTTTATCGGATGCTTGAGCTCAATCAGCAGCTGCATTTCGAAATTTACGCTTTGGCCGGATCACCGATCATGATGCAGATCATCGAGAACTTGTGGTTACGTCATGGGCCTTACATGCGGTTGTTGACAGACGATCTGGTGAAGCAGGTCGGGCCGAACTCCAATCTGGAAGTCGGGCCGGGACACAAGATGTTGATGACCGCGCTGAAAGCCGGGGATGAGAGTGCCGCAGCTGCTGCACTCAAAACCGACATTTTGGGTCCGTACGAAATGCTTCAGGAGCTCTGTCGTGAATATATAGAGGCAGAGCAGAGATGA